AACACCTTTCAATACAATGGTGTGTAACAAGATGCAGTTTATTTAAGGGCTTTCCCCTTCATAATCAAAGATGATACAAAGCAGTGGCTTCGAAGCTTTCCCTAGGGATCTATTAGAACATGGGATGAGATGACTAAAACATTTCTTGATAAATATTTCTATTCAGCTAAAACGGGCAAGTTTAGAAGTGAAATCCATAACTTTTGCCTAGAAGAGACTAAAAGCATGTTTGAAGCATGGGAGATGTTTAAGGAGATCGTTAGAAAGTGTCAACATAGTGGAATTGAACTATGGATGCAACTCCACGACTTTTGGGATGGATTGACACCAGCCTCACGAAGAACATTGAGCAATATAAATGGAGGCTCGTTGATGAAGAAGACTTCAGAGGAGATAGTCACAATTCTTGATGAGTTGTCTGAAGATGCAAATCAGTGGCTCTCTGAGAGTGCTGAAAGAAGAAGATCGACAGGTGTTCACCAGGTTGATGCTAACACATCTGTGCAGGAATAGCTTGATGATATGGCTAAATAAATATGGAAGCTCACTTTGGCTACAATACAAAGTGAGACTCATGCAGGTTGTGATATATGAGGAAGAGGACACCTTACTTATGAATGTCAAGCCTCAACTGAGGAAGTGAATGTTGTGGGAAACTATAACTTTAATGCAATGGGCCAGAGACACCCCAATTTTTCATGGAGTTCATCTAGGGGTGCTGTAAATGTAAGGCGTCAAAATAACCCCAGACCTCAGGGACAAGGAGCTCCAGTCTTCCAAAATCAGTAGAGGTAGTAGTTTTAGTCTCAATAGTCAAATCAGCCTGGTCTAAAAGATCTAATGAAAGCCTTCAATTCCAAGATAGATGAGAGGTTAGACGCTCATGGAGCAGCCATCAAATAACTGGGCACTGGTTTTCAAAACCTAGAAAGACAAGTTGGGCAGATTGCAACTATATTATCTGAGAGAATACCAGGTACTCTTCCCGCTAATACTGAAAGAAACCACAAAGAAAAACTCCCACAAAAGTGTGGATATCCAGGGAGTTTTTCTATACCCTGCTCTTTAGGCACTATTAATTTTGATAAGTCTTTGTGCGATTTTGGTGCCTCAATTAATCTAATGCTATTGTCTATTTACAGGAAACTGGAGAATAAGATTGGAGAGCTAAGGTCAGCACCAATATCCTTGTAGCTGGCAGACCAAACTACTTTGACACCTGAGAGGATAGTGGAAGATGTTTTGATTCGTGTAGATAATTTCGTATTTTCTATAGATTTCATAGTGGTGAATATGAAGGAAAACAAGGATGTACCCCTCATACTAGGAAGACCATTCTTAGCAACGGGTAGAGCTATAATGGATATACACGACAGAAAACTCATGCTTAGAGTGGGTGAGGAGACTGTGACTTTTGAGATAAATGTGAAAATCAGGGTGAAAAAGGAGAAGCCATCTGCAAGTGTTGAGTAGAAAGTGAAGGGCTCAAAAAAGAAGGCTGCAGTTAGTGAAAATGATAAGTGTGGTGTGTACCCCAAGAAGGCTGAGAAGAAGTTGTCTGCATGGATGTGTTCACTAGTTCGGGCTCGTGGAATGGAGCCCGACTTCGATTTAGACGTCGACTAGATATTCAAGGAAGTTTCCTTTACTTTATGCTTTTTAATTGTATATCATGGGGACATGCCACAACTTAAATTGTGGGGTGAGGGATATTTGTATGTTGTATGTATATTAGTTTTAGTTTTAGTTTTGTTAGTCTGAGTAGTTAGATATagagaaaagaaattgaaaaaaaacatTAAAAGTTTAAAAGTTTCAATTTTTCCTGACGATGGATATCATATCGACaggtttcttgagggatttaagtcgaaagaaaagacaaaatgattttcttttgtaggtagtgtaataattcccccttggtttttctttgggccgcggttcttttccaagggttatTTGAATCGAGTGTAGTTAGCTTTTATTTTTGTTAGGAGTAGGAAACCTTGTGCTATGATTTGAATTGGAATCAATATCTCTTGGCTTTGTTATACcgtgagaatagtgagtactttagtTGTGGCatttgtataagtaccttaaattgtatgatcttagatttgcttaacttctttgactagagtgtcttgatgagtccaatcctaagtgagttatgtgccatgtgtgtgtgaggtttttgtgttattctgtgcattgcatttgatgtctagaacttaccccgtgtgtttgcaaagcgaaataataGTTatattcagtcttggaagtgatataggcatttctttgttgagccagttaTATGTTATTagccacctaattgttatgtatcttaGTTAATCCCTTTGAGCCagtaatcctatttctttggcaaccacattacaagccttacccatttgtttggattgaccatctatttgaaccttgtacatctcatgagcacttgaaattgttatgaactttgtaaaagttgaagtgtggggtggttggtttggcttttgagtggaactaatgaaataaggtgaaaggtgcactattttaaaaaagtaatagccgcttgaattgaaaaagaaagaaaaaaatagttggattgttgttgaaaaaaaaaagataaaaaagaagtAGGGAGTTAATATATATCGATGTGAAGTTGGAGTTATgttttgacataagtgtggggttttgaaaggtaaagtgtatgtattaaagttcttagggaggtgtagtcactcttatatctaaatgtatcatacccaTCCCACAGCCTAcgttacaaccaattaaagtcctacttgatccttgactgaatgagctcaattagtagagtagtacactacgggaaagcctatggtgcatcttttgtggcatatgaatattgtttctgagagtgagtgaattttttctatattgagttcctaattgtttttaacttttattgtgtgtggaactactatttattgttgtgtgagggcacttgattcatgaaggaaaggtaatatcGTTGACCTCTATATTAGTTTAAGTGAGCGAGTTGTGAATAAGGCGTGGTatttgtgagtcaaatcttgaggcaAGGATGTTACActattgtgcttagtctattttaaagattcttgatgtgatgagttaggagagttGTTTAATAAGGTCgcgtctatataaagtgtagatTGATTGCTCGAGGATGAGTAATGgcttaagtgtggggtattgatggtaggctataattacatattttagtcgcttatttcactctaatttactgcactttaattgtatttgagctttaatcgctagtttTTTGCATTTATTGTgtgtttatgccttgtaggagtgattccgagtgaTGTAGATGATAAGGAGCTAATTCGAGTTATTTGAAGCTTTGAAGTGTGAGTAAAAGCCTAAGGAATTAAGCTGGGATCGCATTCGGGATTCGAGGACCAAGCTTGGATATCAAAAAGCGAGAAAAACGAAAGACTCTGAGAATTCTCCACAGCCACAACACGTGGGGCGTTGTGGCTGTGTAAAATGCTTCTTGTTATGAAATTACACACTCCCTGATAAAATCCACTGCTGCCCTATCTAGCGCGTCTCCCTATGCGGTGCGCCTGTACAAATTTTACAAAGTAATTTCCTATTTCGCGTAGAAAAAGGTGTTTTCGTATGGACctaaccctacttggtataaatacatgaaaaatattatttttgggacttttgacaCATCTAAGACTTAAGGAGGGTAAGGAGGAGTTGGAGAAGAAAAAGCACAGGAATTCATCATTCTAACCTCACTCAAGACTCGAGTTTGaattgttttatgtttttctatACTTTAAACATATTTGTAATGAATTGTTCCATATCCATGAAATAGTTCcctttagggtttgatggatttggtgtattgataattgtttgaggattataactctagttttatgtattaAATCATTTTGCATGATTTAATTGTTTcatctatattcacttgttcatgAAATCAAGAGAGGCATAATTTGTGATAGCTTTGCATTATAATGTTGGTTGAgttcattaattcttcttagtaatcgaaagaggctagttgagtcattgattaaacctagttaggaggataatcaagagaggttctcctaaagaccaatccactatgaattcttgcatatcttcaccgAGCTTAACTTAGTTTATTTTGTGAGGTTGAGAtataatcgagagaggagtttctactaaatgtttgaactaataattgagtgaattcgagagactcacttgaacaatagaagtgaattatctagagttaaattccaaacaattatcttgcacctatcctatcaaaaCCCTATCTTCTCCCATTGATAACCTTCTTTGCTCATTACTTGTGTCTATTGTTATTAGTCAATAGTTTATACTCTTAGTTTTAATCACATAAATCTTCACTGATGATCATCTTGGATAGAAATCAAGCTAGAAACTATAAGAATACTGTTTAAATCTAATCCCTATGGATACAatattatattatactatattcGACTAGCGAGCATATTTATGTGTGTGTTTTGCGCTTGTCACCTCTCGGCTGCGAGAATTcaccaagatgtcgtcaatggACATGATGATGAAAgaatcaagatatggctggaataCATTGTTCATAAAGTGCATTAATGTTgcggggcattggtcagcccaaatgacatcactagaactCACAGTGACCGTAGCTAGTCCTGAAAGCAATCTTCAGATGTTTGAATCCTGAATCTTCAGttgatgataccctgacctcaaatcaatcttagagaacactcagcaccctgaagctaatcaaataagtcatcaatgcacattagtgggtacttgttcttgactgTAACTTTGTCCAaatgcctataatcaatacatatcctcATAGAGTCATATttattcttcacaaacaaaactagagcaccccaaggtgagacactttgtcggatgaaacccttatcaagcaactcttgaagttgtttttttaattccaacaactctaatggtgccatacgatatggtggaatagaaatgggtggAGTTCCCAGCAGCAAGTCAATATcaaaatcgatatccctatcgggcgACATGCTTGGTAGGTCTATTGGGAACACATCTTGGAAATCCCTCACTACCGTAGCTGACTCAACGGAATGAGTATcggcactgacatccctcacaaaggctagatatgctttacaccccttctcaaccattcgatGTGCCTTAAGAAAGGACACAACATTGCTAGGAATATAATCCaatgtacccctccactctaaccGTGGCAAACCTAGCATAGCCAATGTCATAGTCTTAgagtgacaatccagaatagcatgataaggcgacaaccaatccatgcccaagttCATGTAAAAGTCTATTATATTGAGTAGCAATAGATTAACTCTGATCTCATAACCAGCGATATtgaccaaacacgaccgataaatatGGTCCACAATAACAGAATTTCCCACAAGCATGGATACATTTACATGAGCATTCAGAGAATCACGAGATATATCCAAATTtggagcaaagtaagatgacacacatgaataagtggaaccatgATCAAATAAAATTGATGCATCCCTATGACAGGCCTGAATATTGTCCTACCAAGAAAAGCATAGAAATgagcttggcctccccctctagggagacctctacccGGCTGACCTCCATTCCTAGTTGGTAGCGCAGAAAGAGCGGCCACTAAAGCCGTAACCATGGCTTGTGAACCCTATGGACCCTCTGAAATATGTGGAACCTTTGTAGTTTGTGGAGGTGCACCTCTCCTGAGTCTGGGGCAGTCCCTCCGTATACCTAGTATCACTACACTTCAAACAAGCTTTCAGTGGGTATGGCTGCTGAAACTGATGGTCGGTTAGACTGACTGTTGAAGGCACCCCATGCAGGAGGTGCACTGGAAAGTAGTTGTGCATAATGGGTGATCTGAGAACTCGAAATAGCTAGAGTAAGTGCTAAATGAACTAGGCGGCTCACATAACCTCTACTATGACAGGCTGAAATTGTAGTGTGGGTACCACTAAATCCTCCAAGACGTTGAGGCCTCTCGGGCTCCTTCTCCTCCCTCTCTCGATCCTTCATACCCTCATCCTCAGAGTAGTCTCTACAACCTACTAAAATGGAGTATCTGTCTCCAACTCTCAAGCCATACTGAACGTAAGACCATAACTAAGCCCCTCGATAAATTTGCGAACTCGCTTTTTGACTGTAGAAGCTAAGGCAGGTACATGTCGGGACAGCTTACTGAATCTGATGGCATACTCTGATACTGATATAATCCTTTGACGCAGCTGCTCAAACTCCATGTTCCATGCATCCTAGAGGGTCgagggaacaaactctctcaaaaacatctctgaaaactgagcccaagtgAGTGGGGATGCATCAGCTGGACTACCCTCCTTGTAAGCCTACCACCACCTATATGCCACTCATAATAGCTGAAATGTAATAAAGGCAACTTCGCTCAGCTCCACAATACCCATGGTGCAGAGAATATGGTGGCACTTTTCTAGAAAACTCTGTGCATCCTTAGTAACTATgccactgaatgtaggaggttcatacttcttgaacctctcaagtctcctcTACTCCTCCTCAGATGCCTCTAGCCTGTCCTCAGGCTGAATCAAATAATGGGATGTGTTGTCATGACACCTAAAACCAGATCAATATAGGCCCGCTGCTCCAGGGTATGGGCCGCTGTTATCtgagctcctcccccagcctgagatgtagctggtGAAACGGGGATCAATCCCGCCTGAGTTAAAGTACCGAACATGCTTAAAAATGTGCCAAGGTCTCCTGAAGTCCAAGGGTGACAATAGGCATCTTGGGTGCCTGTCCCCAAACTGGAGCTACTAGTGGCTCCTCAGTTGATGCTCTGGAAGGTGCTCTGGCTGCAGCATGTACCCCTCCTTGGCCCCTACCTCAGCCCTGGCCTCTCATGACTCCAAAAGGGGGCACGAGTGTCTGATCGTCTGATTCGATAGTGCATATCCTCACCATCTGGGGGAGAATAGAATGACAAAGACTCAGATGTCGAAATCAACAAATTCCCACGATAAGGAATTAAAGATGTGGTGGTTTCTTAATAGTTTCGTAGCCTCTCGAATATAAGTATAGACATCTCCATACCAACCCGAAGActactaaacttgcttatgactcgtaacacctatgaacctagagctctgataccaacttgtcacgaccctaaattcccaccttaggatgtcgtgatggcacctaatctctagattaggtaagcctaacatacatTGAGAATTAGTAGAAATAACAACTTAGATATCAAATTAAACAGTTAAACTATCGTAATAAAACCCAAATGGTACAACTGTCAAATATCTCCCAAAACTAGTGAAACTGAGTCATAAACTCTATGGAGAATGCACTAATAATCTCTAAATACAACTATGTTTGAAATGAAGATAAACAGTAGTAAGGCAATAAAAGAAGTTGACTCAAAGGCCTACGAGCGTCAACATGTATACCTTGAATGCTCCAAAGTAATTGGGTCAACTCATTAGTATCCGGCATAGgaggaagtacctggatctgcacaaaaatgtacagaagtatagcatgagtacaccacaacagtacccagtaagtatcaagcctaacctcgatagagtagtgacgaggcaagGTCATGACACCTACTAGACAAAAGAAACCTGAATAGAATATAATATAATCTATTAGCGGAAAGCAAAGAAATAAATGACAACAAAGAAATACCATGATGTAAGTCTAAAAACGGATATTAAAGCAATAAATACAACAAGAATGAGCATATGATAAGAACAACAAGCAATTAGATATAATAAAATGCAAGTAAAACAAATGAAGGAATAACAATAACCGTTCAATCAACAAACCTTTTCAACACAAAatgtacaacaagaatcacaGTTGAGGCACCACACCTCATATCCACATTTTCATAATTTACAATCACAATCTTCCTTATATCGCCGTGTGAGCcttgcatttatatttttaaaaatatttttcccgAAATAGCTGCACACGCTTTATCCCCCTTATCTCACTGCGTGGCTTCAAGTAATTCCCTTACTAGCAACACACGTATAAATCCCATCTTATCTCACTGCATACACATCAACCCCTATCCTTATACCGTCGCACGGATATCAATACCACAATACAATAATTAACTTGCACCACACGTGCTCATATGCCACAACATTTCCAAAACCAATAATATCAATGTTACCATAGTACATAGCCCACAGATCAACCACAATGTGTACAAGAATCTCAATAACAATAAAATGGATGAGAAATAACTCAACAAGGAAAGATATCTCAACAATCAACAACTTCAACCACAATGTGTTAATAGTTTTCACAACTACAACttcaataactcaacaatgaagGTATTCCCATGAAACGACAACTTCAATCCAAGTACATGACTTAGTAttaacaatgaaagagataacatgaaATAACGACTAAGTCTAAATGGATGAGAATAACTTAACAATGAAAGGAATGGCATGTAACAACAACTACAAGTGAATACATATAAGAGTTACATGACGATGTAAAGTAGAACATGTAATGACAACTTTAATTCGGCCATGTAAGAATAACTTAACAACTAAAGATAgaacaaataataataacttcaattaagtgCTTATAGGTAACCTAAGAGTCTAAACCGGTCAAATACCATATATAAGCTCGCGTACACACACGTCACCTTTTGTACACATCTTCCACATACTTCCAATAATAAAATcaaccaaatcctaaggggtagtttccctcacacaaagttaggcaagatatttACCTCAACTAGGACAAATCAACGAAAAATAGCTTTTCCCTTAAAATGCGCCTTCGCACACctcaaatctaacaaaaaataatttaagattATAAAAACCTACAGGGGAAATCAATTTCGATTaataaagctaagatctttacACAATtctccaaaaagtcaacaaaatttAATCTCGAGCCCGCCTTGTCAAAACCCAAGTCCGAGAGTAGATCTtgactacccataaccccacgagtccaCATATATGTTTAGTTTTCAAATCTGAGTCCAATTTGACTCTTAAATCCCAAATTTTCAGTTATTATTCATGTGTTTTGTTTCATGCCACGGAGTCACCTTATTTTAGTTATTATTCATGTGTTTTGTTTCATGCCGCGGAGTCACCTTCTTTCATGTCTTTATTACTGTTTATGTatagaaataataataaagacATGAAAAGAGGTTACTCAGAGGCCTGCGAGCGGAACAACGGGTATgcgttgaagtctccaacagctCTGGCACAACTCCCTAATGACCAGTATGATctgaggtacctggatctgtacaaagaATGTGTAGaaatgtagcatgagtacaccacagtcaGTAACCAGTAAGTAGCATGACTAACCTtggtagagtagtgatgaggttcaagtcaagacactcactagtcAAATAAACCGTGCAAGATAGCAGTATAAAACTGACGACAGAAAACATAATATAATAAATAGGCATGTGATAACAAGGAAAATTAACCAATAACTCATAAAACACAAAGTGAAATCCTTTAAGGAAACCAATGATATGTTCAAAACATCAACCTGTTCCAACGCATGAATAACATCAAGGATCACCCCGAAATACCATATAACATCATCAACAATCCACCCTTATGTCGTCGCTTGAGCTTCATAGTGAAATATTTCCTCTAATATAGCTACACGCGCATAATCTCTCTTATCTCACCACATAGACATCAATTACACCACCCTTATATCAATGCATGCGCATCTCGCCACCCTTATGCTCTACAAAATAACAAATCAACCCACACAACAATCCCACATGTGCCATTATATAAAAAAAGCAACTATATTCCAAATCTACCTCAAGATATAGCCTATAGCTAA
This genomic stretch from Nicotiana sylvestris chromosome 9, ASM39365v2, whole genome shotgun sequence harbors:
- the LOC138878496 gene encoding uncharacterized protein, with the protein product MEACHRDASILFDHGSTYSCVSSYFAPNLDISRDSLNAHVNVSMLVGNSVIVDHIYRSCLVNIAGYEIRVNLLLLNIIDFYMNLGMDWLSPYHAILDCHSKTMTLAMLGLPRLEWRGTLDYIPSNVVSFLKAHRMVEKGCKAYLAFVRDVSADTHSVESATVVRDFQDVFPIDLPSMSPDRDIDFDIDLLLGTPPISIPPYRMAPLELLELKKQLQELLDKGFIRQSVSPWGALVLFVKNKYDSMRICIDYRHLDKVTVKNKYPLMCIDDLFD